A genomic window from Thermosinus carboxydivorans Nor1 includes:
- a CDS encoding TorD/DmsD family molecular chaperone, with protein MDDIIRYTQERNQVYRFLAVVINTLPDKTFVNNLCQLSADALVLPAQQSGDERLATGMEQVVKFCQDSQGGDKDAIAIALAVDWTRLFRGVHPGYGPPPARASAYRPYDLEQLTALYRAHGLKVQSPRFDPDYLGVQLAFMGRLVGEEERYRQQGRCGQTLAKLIGTQQLFLQEHLAWIPDFTAQAKLYADLPFYPGVLTILEGFLSVEHFWVEELIHCTEGGIT; from the coding sequence GTGGACGACATCATCCGCTATACGCAAGAGCGCAACCAGGTTTACCGCTTTTTAGCCGTGGTTATTAATACTTTGCCAGACAAGACCTTTGTCAATAACCTCTGCCAGCTGAGCGCCGATGCTTTGGTGCTGCCCGCCCAGCAGAGCGGCGACGAGCGTCTTGCTACCGGTATGGAACAGGTGGTGAAATTTTGTCAGGATAGCCAAGGAGGTGACAAGGACGCCATTGCTATAGCACTCGCCGTAGACTGGACGCGGCTATTTCGCGGCGTCCATCCTGGCTATGGACCGCCGCCGGCCCGGGCGTCCGCTTACCGGCCTTATGACTTGGAGCAACTTACCGCCCTGTACCGTGCGCATGGCCTTAAGGTGCAGTCGCCGCGCTTTGACCCTGATTATCTGGGAGTGCAGCTTGCCTTCATGGGCCGTCTCGTTGGTGAGGAAGAGCGGTACCGGCAGCAGGGACGGTGTGGACAAACTCTAGCCAAACTGATCGGGACGCAGCAGTTATTTTTGCAGGAACATTTAGCGTGGATCCCTGACTTTACTGCCCAGGCGAAACTCTATGCCGACTTGCCCTTTTATCCCGGCGTCCTGACTATTTTGGAAGGGTTCTTGTCTGTTGAACATTTCTGGGTTGAAGAGCTCATCCATTGTACCGAGGGAGGTATTACATGA
- the nrfD gene encoding NrfD/PsrC family molybdoenzyme membrane anchor subunit yields MQFVVQTTWGHLVAWYLFLAGAGAGVYMLGIGSKLWRRDDSLARTAYFWGPALVAFGSLLLVLDLGQPTRAVLAVIRFYSSMISIGTIILALFICLGLYQFYCAWAKKEALPVFDRIGFGLAIGTATYTGLLLGVVKAIPFWNNPLLPALFLLSALSSGAGLVLVLAVIDKGLRGVKETVIVTVMHLDLWLLFSKAFLLTALLVVAGTGNAATVASVDILLKGSLALPFWGLVVFAGLALPLYIELCSKDHSSKNALICGLGLLVGALALRYSIVVAGVWMPLG; encoded by the coding sequence GTGCAGTTCGTTGTGCAGACTACCTGGGGACATCTTGTAGCATGGTATCTTTTCCTGGCCGGAGCGGGTGCGGGTGTGTATATGTTGGGAATAGGCAGTAAGCTGTGGCGGCGCGATGACAGTTTGGCCCGCACCGCCTATTTTTGGGGACCGGCTCTCGTTGCTTTCGGCTCACTGCTCCTGGTCCTTGATTTGGGGCAACCGACGCGGGCGGTGTTGGCCGTTATCCGGTTCTACTCTTCCATGATTTCTATTGGTACTATCATTCTTGCCTTATTTATCTGCCTAGGCCTTTACCAGTTTTACTGTGCCTGGGCGAAAAAAGAAGCATTACCTGTCTTTGACCGCATCGGTTTTGGACTAGCTATTGGCACGGCTACCTATACGGGCCTTTTGCTTGGCGTCGTCAAAGCAATTCCGTTTTGGAACAACCCGCTGTTGCCAGCCCTGTTCTTGTTGTCGGCATTGTCTTCCGGCGCTGGCTTGGTCCTCGTTCTGGCCGTCATTGATAAGGGCCTCCGCGGGGTGAAAGAAACGGTGATAGTCACTGTCATGCACTTGGACCTCTGGTTGTTGTTCAGCAAAGCTTTCTTGCTTACCGCTCTTCTGGTTGTAGCCGGTACTGGCAACGCGGCTACGGTGGCCAGTGTTGACATCCTTCTCAAAGGTTCGCTTGCTCTGCCGTTCTGGGGGCTTGTCGTGTTTGCCGGTCTGGCACTTCCGCTCTATATTGAGCTGTGCAGCAAAGACCATAGCAGTAAAAACGCTCTTATCTGCGGTTTAGGTCTCTTGGTTGGGGCGTTAGCTCTGCGCTACAGCATTGTCGTGGCCGGCGTGTGGATGCCGCTGGGGTAA
- a CDS encoding sigma-54-dependent transcriptional regulator encodes MENQTSAVIHVLIIEDEDSFRSLLESRLNRKGYCITATASGEEGLKAAREKSFDVALVDIRLPGMDGIQVLQALRQLQSPPEVLMMTGHGTIETAIEAMRQGAYHYLTKPLDLKELELVLAKALEKRRLADRVEGLNRALDRQTGEPEIVGNSPALLKVIDLTRKAASWDIPVLITGESGTGKELIAKALHHWSNRKGKPWIAINCGTLPSNLLESELFGHEKGAFSGAVASRVGLVEAAHEGTLFLDEIGELEVGLQAKLLRFLESGEYRRIGNNRLFKSKVRVVAATNKNLEEAIAAGQFREDLYYRLSGMVLRLPPLRERRGDIPLLVQYFLKRRYPHRQPPIDPSVWERLEAYRFPGNVRELAHMVDRACMLYDGGMLSWHHFVGFCDDGVDRSRSHKPADSAFVYPPGMPLEEVRRRHILATLAMVGGNKAVAAEKLGIGLRTLYRYLEEWNLAQQDELT; translated from the coding sequence ATGGAAAACCAAACGTCAGCAGTGATTCATGTGTTGATCATTGAAGATGAGGATTCGTTTCGGTCGCTGCTGGAAAGTAGACTTAATCGCAAAGGATATTGCATAACCGCTACGGCCAGCGGCGAGGAGGGCCTGAAAGCGGCCCGAGAAAAGTCGTTTGATGTGGCACTGGTTGACATTCGCCTTCCGGGCATGGACGGCATCCAGGTACTCCAAGCGCTGCGGCAACTGCAGTCGCCGCCAGAAGTACTCATGATGACCGGCCATGGCACCATTGAAACAGCCATTGAGGCCATGCGCCAAGGAGCATACCATTATCTGACCAAACCCTTGGATTTAAAAGAATTGGAACTGGTGTTGGCAAAAGCTTTGGAAAAACGCCGCCTTGCCGATCGGGTGGAAGGATTGAACCGGGCCCTGGACCGGCAGACAGGCGAGCCGGAGATAGTGGGAAACAGTCCGGCCCTGCTAAAGGTGATTGACTTGACGCGCAAAGCGGCTTCATGGGATATACCGGTTCTGATTACCGGTGAAAGCGGCACCGGTAAGGAATTGATAGCTAAAGCACTTCATCATTGGAGCAACCGGAAGGGGAAGCCGTGGATTGCCATTAACTGCGGGACTTTACCAAGTAACTTGCTGGAAAGCGAACTGTTCGGCCATGAAAAAGGTGCCTTTTCCGGTGCTGTCGCTTCCCGCGTGGGACTGGTGGAAGCGGCCCATGAGGGCACGTTATTTTTGGATGAAATTGGTGAACTGGAGGTTGGCCTGCAGGCCAAATTGCTACGGTTTTTAGAGTCCGGCGAATACCGACGGATCGGCAATAACCGATTATTTAAAAGTAAGGTTCGCGTTGTAGCCGCCACAAACAAGAATTTGGAGGAAGCCATTGCTGCCGGGCAATTCCGGGAGGATCTCTATTACCGCCTTAGCGGCATGGTGCTGCGTTTACCGCCTTTACGGGAAAGACGGGGCGATATACCCCTCTTAGTACAATACTTCCTGAAACGCCGTTATCCGCATCGCCAGCCGCCCATCGATCCGTCGGTCTGGGAACGGCTGGAGGCATACCGCTTTCCGGGCAATGTGCGGGAACTGGCCCACATGGTAGACAGGGCGTGTATGCTGTATGATGGCGGGATGCTTAGCTGGCACCATTTCGTTGGCTTCTGTGACGATGGAGTTGACCGTTCCCGTAGTCACAAGCCGGCTGATTCGGCCTTTGTCTATCCGCCGGGGATGCCGCTGGAAGAGGTGCGGCGGAGGCACATCTTAGCAACCTTGGCCATGGTAGGGGGCAATAAAGCTGTGGCAGCAGAAAAACTTGGCATTGGACTCCGAACCTTATACCGGTATTTGGAGGAATGGAATTTGGCACAGCAGGATGAACTAACGTAA
- a CDS encoding ABC transporter substrate-binding protein, producing the protein MLQGEKKKYIYIIMAILGLVFLAGFALTVLFSERTEEKPRRVAVLMSGESRRGKLLGLQQGLAELGFVEGNHIVYQIISAGENRLRLAELAWDLVRAEPDVVVALGGLEVDAVQQAVERRYKETGRTVRVVFAGVASAASRGLYQNPQQPRYITGVENLDAELSGKRLEYFKHLVPSLKKVGVVYEPGIVPSEQGVQFAQEAAQLLGVEVVKYPVRSPYDLLALETTLFPGACDGLLLMPSFMIESGGEVLYRLSLAKKIPVFGLRVKDASTYYFASFGPHVYHQGRQAARLVAKMLKQRSAEDIPVETPDRVELVINVDIARRIGVTLTPAQLHYADQLVGKDCQ; encoded by the coding sequence ATGTTGCAAGGGGAAAAGAAAAAATATATATACATCATCATGGCCATCCTGGGGCTTGTATTTCTTGCCGGTTTTGCTTTAACCGTACTGTTTTCTGAGCGAACAGAGGAAAAGCCCCGGCGGGTGGCGGTGCTGATGTCAGGTGAATCGCGGAGGGGAAAACTGCTGGGGTTGCAGCAGGGATTGGCTGAACTTGGTTTTGTGGAGGGTAACCATATTGTGTATCAGATAATCTCTGCCGGTGAAAACCGGCTGAGGCTTGCCGAACTGGCTTGGGATTTGGTGCGGGCGGAACCGGACGTTGTTGTGGCGCTGGGCGGTCTGGAAGTTGACGCTGTGCAGCAAGCAGTAGAGCGCCGGTATAAAGAAACGGGGCGAACTGTAAGGGTGGTTTTTGCCGGGGTAGCATCGGCGGCGTCCCGGGGATTATATCAAAATCCCCAACAACCGCGTTACATTACAGGGGTGGAAAACCTTGACGCCGAATTGTCGGGGAAAAGGCTTGAATACTTCAAGCACTTGGTACCAAGTTTGAAAAAGGTCGGTGTTGTTTATGAGCCGGGCATTGTTCCCAGTGAGCAAGGGGTGCAATTCGCCCAAGAAGCCGCCCAACTGCTGGGGGTGGAAGTGGTGAAATACCCTGTTCGTTCTCCTTATGACCTGCTTGCCCTGGAAACAACTCTCTTTCCTGGTGCTTGTGACGGATTGCTGCTCATGCCAAGTTTTATGATTGAGTCGGGGGGAGAAGTTTTATACCGCTTGTCGCTGGCCAAAAAAATTCCTGTTTTTGGGTTGCGGGTTAAAGATGCCTCAACCTATTATTTTGCATCCTTCGGCCCTCATGTATATCATCAAGGACGGCAGGCGGCCAGACTTGTGGCGAAAATGCTTAAGCAACGCTCGGCAGAGGATATTCCGGTGGAAACTCCGGATCGGGTTGAACTTGTGATCAACGTCGATATTGCTCGGCGAATAGGTGTTACGTTAACGCCGGCTCAGTTGCATTATGCCGACCAGTTGGTAGGAAAGGACTGCCAATGA
- the dsrO gene encoding sulfate reduction electron transfer complex DsrMKJOP subunit DsrO has product MARYGMVIDLRRCVGCYACVMACKAENATPPGVFWNKVYVKETGQYPNARMTFLPVLCNHCANPPCLAVCPTGATYKRPDGIVALDAGKCMGCGYCVVACPYQQRVITEIKPYYPKHGLTPLEQHGYKKHRSGTATKCTFCLHRLEQGKQPACVVACPGRARIFGDLDDPQSEVAKLLGSSYTTRLMENMGTRPAVYYIPD; this is encoded by the coding sequence ATGGCACGGTATGGTATGGTGATCGACCTCCGGCGCTGTGTAGGCTGTTATGCCTGCGTGATGGCCTGCAAGGCAGAAAACGCTACGCCGCCGGGGGTATTTTGGAATAAAGTCTATGTAAAGGAAACGGGGCAGTACCCCAATGCCCGTATGACCTTCCTGCCCGTCTTGTGTAATCACTGCGCCAACCCTCCCTGTTTGGCTGTGTGTCCGACTGGAGCGACCTATAAGCGCCCGGATGGCATTGTGGCGCTGGATGCGGGCAAGTGTATGGGCTGTGGCTATTGTGTTGTCGCCTGCCCTTATCAGCAGCGTGTCATTACTGAGATCAAGCCCTATTATCCCAAACACGGTTTGACGCCGCTTGAACAACATGGCTATAAAAAACACCGCTCCGGCACGGCTACCAAGTGCACTTTTTGCTTGCACCGCTTGGAGCAAGGAAAACAGCCGGCCTGTGTGGTGGCTTGTCCCGGCCGGGCCCGCATATTCGGCGATCTGGACGACCCGCAGAGTGAGGTGGCCAAGCTGCTCGGTTCAAGCTACACGACGCGCCTGATGGAAAACATGGGAACCAGGCCGGCCGTCTACTACATTCCCGACTAA
- a CDS encoding transposase, producing the protein MEKRRAYILEEKASIVLQLLKEERTISQIAAETGIHTTVLARWKAEAIDNLPSLFTRGASEMEKMCKKYEAEKEELARQIGQLTVELTGSKNLQNSASVEERDLECREITLKSRPSFWLLTAPAPITAPKNVS; encoded by the coding sequence ATGGAGAAGAGAAGAGCTTACATACTAGAAGAAAAAGCTAGTATTGTCCTTCAACTATTGAAGGAAGAAAGAACGATTTCGCAGATAGCCGCCGAAACCGGGATTCATACCACGGTACTAGCCCGCTGGAAGGCGGAAGCCATTGATAACTTGCCAAGCCTGTTTACTCGAGGCGCCAGTGAAATGGAAAAGATGTGCAAGAAATATGAAGCTGAAAAAGAAGAATTAGCAAGGCAAATTGGTCAGTTGACTGTAGAGTTAACTGGCTCAAAAAATCTTCAGAACTCAGCCAGCGTAGAAGAAAGGGATTTAGAATGCCGGGAAATCACACTAAAAAGCAGGCCGAGCTTTTGGCTGTTAACCGCACCAGCGCCTATTACCGCTCCAAAGAATGTGTCTTGA
- a CDS encoding sensor histidine kinase, translating into MTKIGTRVLAYGLFMAWMPLILICLFVIFTIGPRLEAGVAEKAAASARVKADVVNELLMGVDNHLQAVAMTSHERLFTMDAESRQALFYDLLKTNPLLEEVYLLDQKGNSIAWVSRWRPTGSGQPEKAVVKPEKKSSFITNVHRESDGRITSMICTPIRSTGWQETIGYLGGKVRLRGVADLALTGNTQGRENSFIVDETGQLVGHEDFSQVLSGVDVRKSLAVQEFMQTLRREETPAAVGETTAKRYVNYQGADVLGAYVPVGSWGWAVVVEKERDEALKPVRDWMVRFYFVGLFLSLSAVGISYIIANKITKPIRELEQGVNKIARGEWDHDLPGGGDDEVGRLVSAFNRMLKEQRQKKELEERLVQTDKMAALGTVAASVAHEINNPLAVISGYSEDMLDRLREGDNEALLVDGEKYLSIICDQTKRCKNIIRMWLDTARLPQAESEPVNVVETVEAVRELLLYRAQKKGVTLQKCLITNGAGVLPVVIASRGQLQQVLLNLLINALDACGEGDRVAIQTEVRDQECFLRIIDSGVGIPKENLSRIGQSFFTTKPPGQGTGLGIYIVNELVKGWGGRLEIFSEGEGKGTVVTLRLPLANNGGDQHGKPNVSSDSCVDH; encoded by the coding sequence ATGACTAAGATTGGAACCAGAGTATTAGCATACGGGCTGTTTATGGCATGGATGCCGCTCATTTTAATTTGCCTCTTTGTCATCTTTACCATCGGCCCCAGACTGGAAGCGGGAGTCGCCGAAAAAGCGGCAGCGAGCGCTCGTGTCAAAGCCGATGTGGTGAATGAACTGCTGATGGGAGTAGACAATCATCTGCAGGCTGTCGCAATGACCTCCCATGAGCGGCTGTTTACCATGGATGCCGAAAGCCGTCAAGCTTTGTTTTATGATCTGTTAAAAACAAATCCCCTGCTGGAAGAGGTGTATCTGCTGGACCAAAAAGGCAATTCAATTGCTTGGGTATCCCGGTGGCGGCCGACCGGGTCGGGCCAGCCGGAAAAAGCAGTAGTCAAACCGGAAAAAAAGAGTTCTTTTATTACCAATGTTCACAGAGAAAGTGACGGTAGGATCACATCGATGATTTGCACACCCATTCGTTCCACCGGCTGGCAGGAGACCATCGGTTACTTGGGCGGCAAGGTGCGCTTGAGAGGCGTGGCCGACTTGGCCTTAACCGGTAATACGCAGGGACGGGAAAACAGTTTCATTGTTGATGAAACGGGTCAACTGGTCGGACATGAAGATTTTAGTCAAGTATTGAGCGGCGTCGATGTCCGGAAAAGTTTAGCGGTGCAAGAGTTCATGCAAACCTTACGCCGTGAGGAAACACCGGCAGCGGTTGGCGAAACAACAGCCAAACGATACGTGAATTATCAAGGGGCTGATGTGTTAGGCGCCTATGTTCCTGTGGGCAGCTGGGGATGGGCTGTAGTGGTAGAGAAAGAGCGGGATGAGGCGTTAAAACCGGTTAGGGATTGGATGGTGCGATTCTATTTTGTAGGCCTTTTTTTATCCTTATCGGCGGTTGGTATCAGTTATATTATTGCTAACAAAATTACCAAGCCCATTCGTGAATTAGAGCAAGGCGTAAACAAAATAGCCCGGGGAGAATGGGATCATGACCTTCCGGGCGGCGGTGATGACGAAGTCGGCCGTCTTGTCAGTGCCTTTAACCGGATGTTAAAAGAGCAGCGGCAGAAAAAAGAATTGGAGGAACGGCTGGTCCAAACGGACAAAATGGCCGCCCTGGGAACGGTCGCTGCCAGTGTGGCCCATGAAATAAACAATCCGCTTGCTGTTATTTCCGGATATAGTGAGGATATGCTCGATCGGCTGAGAGAAGGAGACAATGAGGCGCTGCTTGTCGATGGCGAAAAATATCTTTCCATTATTTGCGACCAGACGAAACGGTGCAAAAACATAATTCGGATGTGGCTCGATACGGCGCGTTTGCCTCAAGCTGAAAGCGAACCTGTCAATGTTGTGGAGACGGTAGAGGCTGTCCGGGAATTGCTCCTGTATCGTGCCCAAAAGAAGGGCGTTACCTTGCAAAAATGCCTAATAACGAATGGCGCCGGCGTTTTGCCGGTAGTCATAGCCAGTCGGGGACAGTTGCAGCAGGTATTGCTCAATTTGCTGATTAACGCGCTGGATGCTTGCGGCGAAGGCGACCGGGTCGCAATTCAGACCGAAGTAAGGGACCAAGAGTGTTTTCTGCGTATCATTGACTCCGGTGTGGGCATCCCCAAAGAAAACCTGTCTCGTATCGGCCAATCCTTTTTTACGACAAAACCGCCCGGACAAGGTACGGGGTTAGGAATATATATTGTTAATGAGCTGGTGAAAGGCTGGGGAGGCAGATTAGAGATTTTCAGTGAGGGAGAAGGCAAAGGGACGGTGGTCACCTTACGGCTTCCCCTCGCAAATAACGGGGGAGATCAGCATGGAAAACCAAACGTCAGCAGTGATTCATGTGTTGATCATTGA
- the dsrO gene encoding sulfate reduction electron transfer complex DsrMKJOP subunit DsrO, giving the protein MEQDKMKRRSFLKKLSTTLAAAVAAAPSVASASMKIPGRDRKDPRYTGQTGKRFGMVIDLRKCISCQACTAACKIENRVPAGYYRTWVAEFETGTYPAVRKVFLPQLCNHCSEPACVSVCPTGATFKRDDGIVVVDDTICWGCGYCINACPYDKRFFNPVTKVADKCTLCAHRLDRGLLPACVETCVGGARICGDLNDPKSEVSQLLQKFPTSVLRPSQGTGPMVFYIHLDRRIQEVPVASAALEDLVRKQEGTLRGEWTTIHTKEASKGE; this is encoded by the coding sequence ATGGAACAAGACAAAATGAAGCGCCGCAGCTTTCTGAAAAAACTATCGACGACTTTGGCAGCGGCCGTAGCCGCTGCCCCTTCCGTAGCTTCCGCATCGATGAAGATTCCCGGTCGGGATCGCAAGGATCCCCGGTATACCGGTCAGACCGGCAAGCGGTTCGGTATGGTTATTGACTTGCGAAAATGTATTTCCTGTCAGGCCTGCACGGCTGCTTGTAAAATAGAAAACCGCGTACCTGCAGGTTACTATCGGACTTGGGTTGCCGAATTTGAAACCGGTACATACCCGGCGGTGCGTAAAGTGTTTTTGCCTCAATTGTGCAACCATTGCAGCGAACCGGCTTGCGTTTCCGTTTGCCCCACGGGAGCCACCTTTAAACGGGATGACGGCATCGTTGTTGTAGATGATACGATTTGCTGGGGTTGCGGTTACTGCATTAACGCTTGCCCCTATGATAAGCGGTTTTTCAACCCCGTTACCAAAGTGGCTGACAAGTGTACTCTTTGTGCCCATCGGTTGGACCGGGGATTGCTGCCGGCTTGCGTCGAAACCTGTGTTGGCGGCGCCAGGATCTGCGGTGATTTAAACGATCCGAAGAGTGAAGTGAGTCAGCTGTTGCAGAAATTCCCCACCAGTGTTTTGCGTCCGTCGCAAGGTACGGGCCCCATGGTCTTCTATATTCATCTTGACAGAAGGATTCAGGAGGTACCTGTTGCCAGCGCAGCGTTGGAAGACCTGGTTCGGAAACAAGAAGGCACCCTGCGGGGAGAATGGACGACAATTCATACGAAGGAGGCAAGCAAAGGTGAATGA
- a CDS encoding molybdopterin-dependent oxidoreductase — translation MKLTRRQFLGASAAVGALALASGKIVNYLDKDVFAVAGEEIKEETWIPTHCKGCAADNRCHILVRRVNGVVVKIEGNPESPTNLGRNCAKSNAALMTLYNPYRVKFPVKRTNPEKGLGVDPKWVEISWEEALETVATKLKKVRAEDPRKFVFMVGHAASLNIDTDEAFAHAFGTPNTIVGATSVACGGSASPINVLINGGYQARADMLYCKYFLNLGANSQQGGKGNTEEIDAFVNARAQGLKVVNVTPVISPSIAKTDEWVPIIPGTTGYFLLSMINVIINELKVWDAPYLKNRTNAGYLVDEDGLYIRTADQLDDKVRGQKLGKPMVWDSVANAAKAFDDPTVQDVALEGVFEVNGKKCRPSFQVLKEHVKGYTPEKGRDITGIAPEVVRRLAREWVDNAQIGRTIIIDGVTYPYRPVAVIAEQGAKCHVDNYFVVHAAKILAQIVGATDVPGSAKAAGRPFVTINPVDGMNTCREFYYRPLKKVPDKISLEDHSPIPGSSSGLAWITMKDPKAYGFEYTPEVLGIWGGNPQALLGDPKHLDEVFRKFSFIFAISYEFDAPTEYADIVLPESSWLERYGISALAPRTSFTSAFREKGTYGLALQQPVLEKPLYNTKEGNQIILELSERLGILKGPNGVLAQLNSGLRLGKYSLNVEKTYTWEEIMDRQCKAKTNGMYDLAWFKKNGLLLVKAFGVKEYYGYSRFPKARFPLYIEEFASHRQRLERELAEKGIVRRPGNDFVLKYFAPLPSWEPHPEHKAAGEFDLYCINYKNMQHHFACNISNPWLMDLTVAQDPYSLHIVMNAATARQRGLKDGDLVELTSFTGGKVQGKIRTSQVIHHDVLAIAGAYGHRYANTNPATAVGPAFVDLLKLSEEYINPLKICLDRDTKVKLQKL, via the coding sequence ATGAAACTCACCCGCCGACAGTTTCTAGGAGCATCCGCGGCCGTTGGCGCCCTTGCCCTGGCATCGGGCAAGATTGTGAATTATTTGGATAAAGACGTCTTTGCCGTTGCTGGCGAAGAGATTAAAGAAGAAACCTGGATTCCAACGCATTGTAAGGGCTGTGCGGCCGACAACCGCTGCCACATTCTTGTGCGGCGCGTAAACGGTGTGGTCGTCAAGATTGAGGGCAATCCGGAGTCACCTACCAACTTGGGCCGCAATTGCGCCAAGTCCAATGCCGCCCTCATGACTCTATACAATCCCTATCGCGTCAAATTTCCTGTGAAGCGTACTAATCCGGAAAAAGGACTTGGCGTCGATCCTAAATGGGTGGAGATTTCCTGGGAGGAAGCTCTGGAAACGGTGGCGACCAAACTGAAGAAGGTTCGCGCCGAGGATCCCCGCAAGTTTGTTTTCATGGTAGGCCACGCCGCCAGCTTGAACATTGATACCGACGAGGCCTTTGCCCACGCCTTCGGCACGCCTAACACCATCGTCGGAGCCACTTCCGTTGCCTGCGGTGGTTCAGCTAGCCCTATCAACGTCTTAATCAACGGTGGTTACCAGGCCCGCGCCGATATGCTTTACTGTAAGTATTTCCTCAACCTAGGTGCCAACTCCCAGCAAGGGGGCAAGGGCAATACCGAAGAAATAGACGCCTTCGTCAACGCTCGTGCCCAGGGGTTGAAAGTGGTTAATGTTACGCCGGTCATCAGTCCGTCAATTGCCAAAACGGACGAGTGGGTGCCGATTATTCCTGGCACTACGGGCTATTTTCTCTTATCTATGATTAATGTCATCATTAATGAACTCAAGGTGTGGGATGCGCCATATCTGAAAAACCGGACCAACGCTGGCTATCTTGTCGACGAAGACGGACTATATATCCGTACCGCCGACCAACTCGACGACAAGGTGCGGGGTCAGAAACTAGGTAAACCGATGGTCTGGGATAGCGTTGCTAACGCGGCGAAAGCTTTCGACGACCCGACGGTCCAGGACGTTGCCCTGGAAGGCGTGTTTGAAGTGAACGGCAAAAAATGCCGACCCAGCTTCCAGGTTCTAAAGGAGCATGTAAAGGGTTACACACCAGAAAAAGGCCGGGACATTACCGGCATTGCACCAGAGGTCGTGCGGCGGCTGGCCCGTGAATGGGTGGACAACGCTCAAATCGGCCGAACCATTATCATAGACGGTGTGACTTACCCCTACCGGCCGGTAGCTGTCATTGCCGAACAGGGGGCTAAGTGTCATGTGGACAATTATTTTGTCGTCCATGCCGCAAAAATTCTGGCGCAAATTGTGGGTGCCACCGATGTGCCCGGTTCGGCCAAAGCAGCCGGACGGCCCTTTGTCACAATTAATCCGGTGGATGGCATGAACACCTGCCGGGAGTTTTACTATCGACCCCTGAAAAAAGTGCCGGATAAGATTAGCCTGGAAGACCATTCGCCTATTCCTGGATCTTCGTCCGGTTTGGCCTGGATCACGATGAAGGACCCCAAGGCCTATGGGTTTGAGTATACGCCCGAGGTGCTGGGAATATGGGGAGGTAATCCGCAGGCACTGTTAGGCGACCCTAAGCATCTTGACGAAGTATTTCGCAAGTTTTCGTTTATCTTTGCTATTTCTTATGAATTCGACGCGCCTACTGAGTATGCCGATATCGTGCTGCCGGAAAGCAGCTGGCTAGAGCGGTACGGAATAAGCGCCTTAGCGCCGCGAACCTCCTTTACTAGTGCTTTTCGGGAAAAAGGAACTTATGGTCTGGCGCTGCAGCAGCCGGTATTGGAAAAACCGCTGTATAATACCAAAGAAGGCAATCAAATCATCCTAGAACTCAGTGAACGCCTCGGCATCCTTAAGGGACCCAATGGTGTGCTGGCGCAGCTTAATAGCGGTCTGCGCCTGGGCAAGTACAGTTTGAACGTCGAGAAGACCTATACCTGGGAAGAAATCATGGACCGGCAGTGCAAGGCCAAGACCAATGGCATGTATGACCTTGCCTGGTTCAAAAAAAATGGCTTACTCCTTGTCAAAGCCTTTGGCGTTAAAGAATATTACGGCTACTCCCGGTTTCCTAAGGCCCGTTTTCCCCTCTATATCGAGGAGTTCGCCTCCCACCGCCAGCGGCTGGAACGCGAACTGGCGGAGAAAGGGATTGTCCGGCGGCCCGGCAATGACTTTGTGTTAAAATATTTCGCCCCGCTGCCGAGTTGGGAGCCCCATCCTGAACATAAAGCAGCGGGTGAATTCGACCTGTACTGCATTAACTATAAAAACATGCAGCATCATTTTGCTTGCAATATTAGCAATCCCTGGCTGATGGATCTCACCGTTGCCCAGGATCCCTATTCGCTGCATATTGTTATGAACGCTGCCACCGCTCGCCAGCGGGGTTTGAAGGACGGCGACCTGGTAGAACTTACTTCTTTTACGGGTGGTAAGGTGCAGGGTAAAATCAGGACCAGCCAGGTCATCCATCATGATGTGTTGGCAATCGCCGGTGCCTACGGGCATCGTTACGCCAACACCAATCCGGCGACAGCAGTCGGTCCGGCCTTTGTCGACCTCCTGAAATTGTCAGAGGAGTATATAAACCCGCTGAAAATCTGTCTTGACCGGGATACTAAAGTAAAGCTACAGAAGCTGTAA